The DNA region ACCCGGCAGCCCGGCACTGCTGAACCCCGAAGAGGGCATCACGCAGCCGATCAGCACCGTGAAGGTGGGCATCGGCTACCAGATCGCCCTGTTCCTCGGGCAGTTCGGCCTCTTCGTCGCACTCATGGCACCGGTCTACGTCAGCATGCAGCTCAAGGCGCAGGCCCTGGTCGGCGACGACGCGGCGAACGTCATCGGCTCGGTGCTGCCGATCGGCGCGTTCGGTGCGCTCATCATGAATCCCCTCGCCGGCGCACTGTCCGACCGCACCCGCACCCGCTGGGGTCGTCGTCGGCCCTGGCTGTTGAGCGGTGTCGTCGTCTTCGCGATCGCCCTCGCCTGGATCGCCTACTCGCCCGACGTCCTGAACCTGACGCTGGCCTGGCTCCTCGCCCAGCTCGCCGCCAACGCGACGCTGGCCACCCTGCTCGCGAGCTTCGCCGACAACGTCCCCCAGCTGCAGCGCGGCCGCTCGTCGAGCATCATCGCCCTCGCGCAGAACATCGCCGTGCTCGCCGGCACCTACCTGTCGGTGTTCTTCGTCGCGAACCTGCCCGTGCTGTTCATCGCACCCGGCATCCTGGCGATCATCCTCGTCGCGGTGTACGCCGTGGTCGCCCGTGACGACCTGCCGACGTACAAGCTGAAGAAGTTCACGTTCCTGAACCTCATCGCCTCGTTCTGGACGAACCCGATCAAGAACCCGGACTTCGCGTTCGCCTGGTGGTCGCGCTTCCTGATCATCTTCGCCACCTTCATGTTCACGACCTACCGACTGCTCTACATGGAGAAGCACCTCGGCATCGAGGACGCGAAGGAGGCCACCGCGGCGGTCGCCTTCGGTGTGCTGCTCTACACGATCGCGCTCCTGGTCAGTGCGGCACTGTCCGGCTGGGCATCCGACAAGATCGGCCGTCGCAAGGTCTTCGTCGGCGGTTCGACGGCGATGTTCGCTGTCGGCCTGGTCGTGCTCGCGCACGCCGACACCGTGAACGGCTTCTACGTGGCCGAGGTCATCATGGGCTTCGCGTACGGCATCTACTCGGCCATCGACACCGCGCTCGTCGTCGACGTGCTGCCGAACGCCGACCGCCCCGGCAAGGACCTCGGCGTCATCAACATCGCGAACGCGCTGCCGCAGTCGCTCGCCCCGGCCGTCGCACTCTTCTTCCTGAAGATCGGGTCGGGCGACGCCGCCGACAACTACACGCTCATGTGCTGGGCCGCCGGTGCGATCGCCATCATCGGTGCTCTTGTGGTGATCCCCATCAAGCGGGTTCGATAGCCGGATGCACACCTCCGGGGTCGACGTGGACCGCAGCCAGCTCGCCGGGTGGCGGAACGCGATCATCGTCGCGTTCGCCATCGGCGGGATCAGCCTGGCCGGCTGGGGTCCCAGGCTCCCGGAGCTCCGCGTCGAGCTCGGTGTCGACATCGGCACCATCGGCCTCATGCTCGGCGGTGTCACCATCGGCTCGATCGGGGGCCTGCTCAGCGCCGCCCCGCTGCTCCGGCGCCTGGGCGGCCGACGTGCCCTGACGGCGGTCGCCGTCCTGGTCCCCGCCGCACTGGCACTCATCGGCGTCGCCGCTGCGCTGCACTCCGTGCCGCTCGCGAGCGTCGGGTTCGTCGTCGCCGGTGCCGGGATCGGCGCGCTCGACGTCATGGCGAACGTCGAGGGCACGGCGATCGAGGCGCTCGCCGGTCGCACGCTGCTCCCGTTGATGCACGCCGCCTGGTCGGGAGGCGCGGCCCTCGGTGCCGGGATCGCCGCCCTCTGCGCGTGGCTGGGCATCACCCCCTCAGCCCAGTTGATCGGTGAGGCCGTCGTCATCCTGGTGGTCGGCGTGATCGCGATGCGCGCGATCCCGGACGGCACGCGCGCCGAGGAACACGACACGACGCTCACCCCGCGGCAGCGCCTGCGGCAGTGGGCGCGTGGCTGGGCGGACGTCCGCCTGCTGCTGATCGGCGTCGTGATGCTCGGCGTCGAACTCGGCGAGGGGTCGGCGAACAACTGGCTCGCCCTCGCGGCCACCGACGGGCACGGTCAGACGGCGACGGTCGGCGCACTCTTCTTCACCGTGTTCGCGGTCTCCGAGGCCGCGACGCGCGTCTTCGCCGGCCCCGTCGTCGATCGACTCGGACGGGTCCGGACGGTCCGCTGGACGACCGCGCTCGGCATCCTCGGCGCCGTCCTGTTCATCGTCGGGACGACCTGGTGGCTCACGCTCATCGGCGTGGTCCTCTGGGCGGTCGGCGTCTCGATGGGGTTCCCGCTCGGCATGTCGGCCGCGGCGCAGAGCGGCCCGAACCCGGCTGCCCGGGTCAGCGTCGTCGCGTCGATCGGGTACGTCGCGAACTTCGCCGGCCCGCCCGTCATCGGCGCGATCGCCGAGCAGGTCGGCGCGCTCAGCGCGCTCTGGTTGATCGCCGTGCTCTTCGTGGCCGCCTTCGCCGCCTCCGGATCGCTGCGTCCGGTCGCCGAGCCGACCCACGAGCGCGTCAGCGACCCTCGGTAGCGTGGAGCCCATGCTCGACGCGACGCCTGCCCCGTTCGACACCCCGGCCGGCCCGATCGTCGGGACGGTGGACGGCGACGTCGTCCGCGTGCTCGGGATCCCCTACGCGCGGGCCGAGCGGTTCGCGCCGCCGGAGCCGATGCCGCCCTTCGCGAGCGAACTGCACGCGTCGACGCCGTCCCCGTGGCGCCGCAGCCGCACGCGCAGTTCGTCGACCAGCTGCTCGGCGAGGTCGAGGACATCACCGTCGACGAGCACTGCCAGCGCCTGTCGATCACGCTGCCCGCCGACGTGCAGCCCGACGAGCGCCTGCCCGTGATGGTCTGGATCCACGGCGGCTCGTACGTCATCGGCGGCGGCGATCTGCCGATCTACGACGCCCGCGACCTCGTGACCGAGCAGCGCGTGGTCGTGGTGTCGGTGACCTTCCGGCTCGGAGTCCTCGGGTTCCTGGGCGACGGGGCGTCGATCCTGGCGAACCTCGGGCTGCTCGACCTGCTCGAGTCGCTCCGCTGGGTGCAGGCGAACATCGCCGCGTTCGGTGGCGACCCCGACCTCGTCACGGTGTTCGGGCAGTCGGCCGGCGGCGACGCAGCAGCCCACCTGATGATCAGCGACGGCGCGGCCGGGCTGTTCCGCCGGGCGATCATCCAGAGCGCACCGCTCGGGTTGTCGCGCGGTCGGTCACGGATGAACCGCGCGATGATCCGGGCCGTCGGTGCCGTGCACGCCGACACCCCGCTCGACGACCTGCTCGAACGGCAGGCCCTCGGCACCCGGGCAGCTGCGCCGTACGGACTCGCGGGCGGGATGCCGTTCGGCACCCAGTACGGGTTCGCCCCGTTGCCCGCCGAACGCGACCTCGACGACGCCTGGAGTCGAGTCGCTCCCGACGTCGACGTGCTGATCGGTTCCGCGACGGACGAGACCGGCATGTACGTGCCGTTGGTCCGCGGTCTGTCGCGGGTCGCTCGGTCACGGATCCTGCGCCCGGCGCTCCGCTGGTGGGTGGTCCGTCCGCTCTCCGACGTCATCTACGGCCGCGACGTCCGACGTTTCACCGCGCGGCACCGTCGAGCCGGCGGGCGGGCGACGTCCTACCGGCTCGTCCGTGGCGTGACCACCGCGCCGACCGGCGCCGTCCACATGAGCGACCTGCCGCTGCTGCTCGGCGGCCGCGAGGCCTGGGCCGGCACCCGCTTCGTCCCCGAGCGCGACTGGCCCGAGGTCGAGCGGCGCGGCCGGGCCTTCCGTGCGATCTGGGCCGAGTTCGCCCGGACCGGCGCCGTCACCGCCCCGGACGACGAGACGCTGACCTTCGACCGGTACTGACCGTCTTCGCGCCCCCTGAACTGGCGGTCGCGTGGTCGTCCCCGGGACCGGACAATCGTCTGCATGCCCACGCCCGACGCCGATCTCCGTGCACGCATCGTGTCCGGTGCGATCGAGGCGTACCGCGCGACGGACTTCCACCGGGTCGGACCGGACGAGGTCGCCGAGCACGCCGACGTGCCGGTCGCCGAGGTCAGCCGAGCGTTCCCGATGTGGGAACTCCTCGTCGTCGCCGTCATCGACCGGTGGAACAACGGCAGCCGACTCGCCCTGTGGCCCGTCGCCGAACGGGACGGTGCCGTCGCGTACCTGCGTGCCCGGCTCGAGGCCGGCATCACGGACCCGGCCCTCGTCCGGCTCCGGATCGCCGTGCTCAGCGCCGCATCGAACCCCGGCCACCCCGCAGCCGGGTGGTTCCGTACCCAGTACACCCGGGCGTTCGAGGACCTCACCCTCGCCCTGGTCCGTGACGTCGTCGCCGCCCGCGAGCCGCGGGGTGCCTCGCCCCGGCACGCCGCCGAGCAGCTCATGGCCCTGTTCGAGGGGCTGCAGCTGCAGGCGATGGTCCGTGACGACGCCGAGCCGCTGAGCGGCTTCGACCGCGCCGTCGCCCGTATGCGGGTCGGCTGGGCAGCAGCGCGCGTCGACGCCTGAGGACTCCGAGCGGGAGCACGGACGGGAGGCACGGCGCGGCTTGCGTGCGTCGGCTCGCCCACCTGGCATGGTCGGCCCATGGAGTACACCGACTACGACACCCGGCTCGCCGCCTACGGCGTGATCACGGACGGTGACCGGGTGCTCCTGGCGAAGCTGCGCTTCCCCGAAGCCGGCACGTGGACGTTGCCGGGCGGCGGCGTCGAGTTCGACGAGACCGTCGAGCAGGCCGTCGTGCGCGAGGTCCGCGAGGAGACCGGGTACGAGTCGGAGGTCGGTGCCCTGCTCGGCGTCCGGCACCACGTCGTCCCCGCCGAGCGCCGGATCCACGCCAACGGTCGCCCGATGAAGGCCGTGCAGGTCGTGTTCCGCGCGACGGTCGTCGGCGGCGCACTGCGCGACGAGATCAACGGGTCGACCGACGAGTCGCGCTGGCTGCCCATCGCCGAGCTCCCGCACCACCGGCACGGGCTGCTCGTGCCCGTCGCACTGGCGTGGGCGGGCGCGCTCACCCGCTGACGCGACGCGCTACTCGGCGACGATGCTCAGGACGTTGCCCGACGGGTCGGTGAACCACGCGATGAGCGGGCCGCCCGTGCGGTTCACGCCCTTCTCGTCGGTCATCCCCTCGTACTGCAGGAACGCGACGCCCTTCTCGGTGAGCTCGTCCACCGCGGCGTCGACGTCCGGCACCGGGAAGTTCAGCACCGTGAAGGCAGCCGGTTCGTGCGCAGGGCCCTTCGGGTAGACGAGGACACCGTGGCCGTCGCCGAGCTGCAGGAAGAGCATGCCGTGGTCCTCGGTGACCTCGACCCCCAGGACGTCCTGGTAGAACGCCTTCGCCTCGGGGACATCGCGCACCGAGAACCCGCTGAACGCCTTCGTCGCATCGATCATGCGGCCAGTGAACCACCCCGGTCCGGTGTCGGCGCGCTCTGCCAGGATGGGGCCGTGAGCCACCCGGACAGCAGCGTCGACGACGCCGTCGAGCGTGCGGTCGAGCTGGCCTCGGCGGGCCCCCGGGCAGTGCTCGGCATCGCGGGTGCTCCCGGCGCCGGCAAGTCGACCCTGGCCCGCCGCGTGGTCGCCGCCGTCGGCGAGCGACTCGGGGCCGGCACGGCGGTGCAGGTGCCGATGGACGGCTTCCACCTGTCGAACGCCGCGCTCGACGCCCTCGGCCGGCACGACCGCAAGGGCGCAGTCGACACCTTCGACGCCGACGGCTACGTCGCCCTGGTCCGACGACTCGTCGCTGCCGACACCACCGTGTGGGCGCCGGACTTCGACCGCCGCATCGACGAGCCCGTCGCCGGCAGCATCGCCGTCCCGCCGACCGCCCGGCTCGTGGTGTCCGAGGGGAACTACCTGCTCGACGACGCCGAACCGTGGGCAGCGCTCGGCGACCTGTTCACCGAGACCTGGTTCTGCGCCGTCGACGACGGGGTGCGGGTCGACCGCCTGGTCGGTCGGCACATGCGTCACGGTCGCGACCACGACGCCGCGCGCGCGTGGGCGGTGGAGGTCGACGGTGTGAACGCGGCGAGGGTCGCGCCCACGGTGATCCGTGCCTCCAGGACGGTTCGGACGTGACCAGCAGAACGACGTGACACCGATCGAAGGAGCGACCATGACCATCGCCATCGCCATCACCGGAGCGACCGGCAACATCGGGGGCGCCGTCGCACGCGCGCTCGCCGCGGACGGCGTGCCGTTCCGGATGATCGTGCGCGACGCAGCGCGCGCCCCGGAGCTGCCCGGCGCCGAGGTCGCGGTCGCGACGTTCGCCGACGCCGACGCCAGCCGCGCGGCACTCGAGGGGATCGACGTGCTCCTGATGGTGTCGGCGGCCGAGGCCGAGGACCGGCTCGACCAGCACCGCACCTTCGTCGCAGCAGCTGCCGGGGCCGGCGTGCGGCACGTCGTCTACACGTCGTTCCTCGGCGCGGCCGAGGACGCGACCTTCACCCTCGGGCGCGACCACTGGGCGACCGAGCAGGCGATCCGCGCGACCGACACGGCGTACACGTTCCTGCGGGACAGCTTCTACCTGGACTTCGTCGAGGACCTGGTCGGTGAGGACGGCGTGATCCGCGGGCCGGCAGGCGACGGCGCCATGGCGGCGGTCGCCCGTGCAGACGTCGCACGGGTCGCGACGGCCGTGTTGCGGGACCCGGGCGCGCACGTGAACAGCACCTACGAGCTGACCGGGCCAGCAGCGATCACGCTCGCCGAAGCCGCCGCGGTGGTGTCCGACGTGCGCGGCCGCACGGTGACCTACCACCCGGAGACGCTGGACGAGGCGTACGCGTCGCGGGCGCAGTGGAACCCCGAGCCGTGGCAGGCCGATGCGTGGGTGAGCACCTACACGGCGATCGCCGAGGGGGCTCTCGCGCACGTGTCCGGCGACGTCGAGCGGATCACGGGCAGGGCGCCGATGTCGCTGCGCGAGGTGCTCGCCGCCGGGTAGCGGGCGCGGCGCCCCTCAGGACACGCGGCGCGCGGCGATCGTGCCGACGAACCCGAGCGTCAGCACCGACACGAGCACGACGAGCAGTGGTGCCGTCCAGTCCCCGGTCGCACCGTGCAGCGCGCCGGCGACGAGCGGCCCGGCCGAGCCGATCAGGTACCCGCCGCCCTGCACGAACGCGGACATCCGACGGGCATCGGCGTCGCTCGACACGATCCGCACGATCACGATGAAGATGACGGTGATGCCGCCGCCCTGGGCTGCACCGCCGAGCACCGACCACAGCAGCCAGAGCTGCGGGGCGAACAGCAGCCCGAGCGGCATCGCCAGCCACAGGAACGCGACGAGCGCGATGATCGCCCGCGGCCGCCACTTCGCCGCGAGCAGCGGGACCCCGAGCGCACCGACCACGGCCAGGATCTGGAACACCGACGAGCTCGCCCCGGACGACGCCTTCGAGAACCCGATCTCGTCGTGCAGCAGGGTCGGGATCCAGGCGGTCAGGGCGTAGTACGAGAACGCCTGGCCACCGAACGCCAGCGTGAGGCCCCACGTGATGAGTCGTCGCGCGGGACGGACCGGCTCGGCGGCGGTGGCAGCAGCGGCAGCCGCGGCCCGGTCGGCGCGGATCGTCCGGATCGCCCCGGTGTCGAGCACCTGGTCGATCGGCCCGGTGATCGGCAGGGGTTCGTCGTCGGAGCGCACCGGGCGGCGCCACGCGGCCCGGGCACCCACTGCGTACGTCCAGGCGAACCCGGCGATGACCGCGAAGACCGCCCACACGGCGATCGCGACGGGCCAACCCCACAGCGCCGCCAGGGGAGCGGTCGCGAGTGAGGTGATCATCGACCCGACGTTGAGCGCCGACGTGTAGACGCCGGTGACCAGGCCGACACGCTCCGGCGAGGTGTCCCGCCGGATGACGACGGGGATCACCACGTTGCCGATCGTGATGCCGATGCCGATCACCGCGGTGCCGATGAGCAGTGCGGCGGACGACGGCATCGAACGCACCACGGTGCCGGCGAGCACGATGACGAGCGACAGGGACACCGCACGCTCGGGGTCGGCCTTTGCGATGACCCAGCTGGCGAACGGCGTCGCCAGGGCGAAGCAGAGCACGGGGATCGTCGTCAGCAGCCCGGCGATCGTGGACGTCAGGCCGAGGTCGAGCCGGACGTCGCCGATGACCGGGGCCGTCGCGACGATCGGCCCGCGGAAGTTCAGTGCGATGAGGACGATGGCGGCGGGCAGCACCCACGCGGCGGCACGCAGCCCCTGCCGCGTCGCGCCGGTCCGGCCGCGCCCGCTCGTCGCGTCGGTCCCGCCCGTCGCATCGGTCCCGCCCGTCACGGCAGCAGGATCGGGAGCAGGTCCAGCGGGGTGGCGGCCCTGGCGATGGTGCCCTCGGCCTCGGCGGGCGAGCCGTACCCCCACTCGGCGAAGACCACCGGGACACCGTGCACCGTGGCGCCCTCGACGTCGTGCACCCGGTCACCGATGAGCACCGGGCGGCTGATGTCGAACCCGCGGGCGTCGAGGCGTCGCAGCGCTTCCTCGACGACGTCGGCCTTGCTCGACCGGACCTCGTCGTCGCTCGCACCCGTGATGATGTCGATGTCCCCGGTGAGCCCGTAGTGCTCGAGGATGTACGTCGCCGGCGTCTCGGGCTTGCTCGTCGCGGTCGAGATCGGCAGCCCGGCGTCGTGCAGCGTGCGGAGCACGACGTCGATGCCGGGGAACATCGTCGAGTCGAGGGCCCCGTGCGAGAAGTAGTGCTCGCGGTACACAGCGAGGGTGTACTCCGCCTGCGCCTCGTCCATGCCCATCGCGACCCGGAACGTGTCCATGATCGGCGGGCCGACGAACGACATCAGGGTGTCGTGGTCGGGCACCGGGACGCCGACGGTGCGGAAGGTGTGCGTCAGACTCTCGAGGATGCCCGGCGCGGAGTCGCTGATGGTGCCGTCGAGGTCGAACAGGATGGCGGAGAACGGGCTGGTCATGTCCTGCCCACCCTACCGGCGGCGGTCGACGGGACCATCCTGGTGCCGCGGGCGACGGGGCGGACGTGCACCGGGCCTCCCGGTCGGCGGTTCCTGCGGGAGACGCTGCGGGCGGCGAGCGGAACGCTCAGAACAGGCGGGTGTGCCCGCCCTCGATGCCGCGCATCGCGTCGTAGTCGAGCACGAGGACGCGGATGCCGCGGTCCTCGGCGAGGGTGCGCGCCTGCGGCGCCACTGTCTGCGCCGCCAGCACGCCCTGCACCGGCCGCAGGTGCGGATCGCGGTTCATGAGCTCGAGGTAGCGCGTGAGCTGCTCGACCGCGTCGATGTTGGCGTTGCGCTTCATCTCGACCGCGACGCTCGCACCGGCGTCGTCGCGCGCCAGGATGTCGACCGGCCCGATGGCGGTCATGTACTCGCGGCGGACCAGCGTGTGGCCGTCGCCGAGCAGTTCGATCTGCTCCGCGAGGAGCTGCTGCAGGTGCGCCTCGACCCCGTCCTTCACCAGGCCCGGGTCGACGCCGAGGTCGTGGGTCTGGTCCGCGATGACCTCGTGGATGGACACGATCAGGCGGTCCTGGGTCTTCTTCTGCGTCACCGTCCAGACCTCGGTGATGCCACCGACGGTCTGCTCCTCGTCGGGCTCGCTCATCTCGATCGAGCACGGCGGGCTCATCCAGTTCAGCGGCTTGTAGCTGCCGCCGTCGGAGTGCACGAGCAGCGAGCCGTCCGCCTTGAGCATGAGCAGACGGGTCGCGAGCGGCAGGTGGGCTGAGAGCCGTCCGGCGTAGTCGACGGAGCAGCGGGCGATGACGAGACGCACCCGGGAAGCCTAACGGGCGTCGCGTCCCGACCCGGACGGCGCGCTCGTCGCGTCGGCAGCGCTGGTTGCGTTGGCAGCGCTGGTTGCGTTGTCGGCGTTGTCGGCGTGGTCAGCGCTGTCGGCCGGGAGGCGCGGCTCGCCCCCGCCGTGTCCGTCGCCGCTCCCGCGGGTCGGCCGGGCGGCGGCGCCGGTCTCACGGGCAGCACCCGACGCGAGTCCCGCCGCGATGATGAACACGAAGACGACCAGGAGCGCACCGAGCAGTCCGACGTGCTCGCCGAGGAACCCGATGAGCGGAGGACCGGCCAGGAACGCCACGTACCCGATGGTCGCGACGGCGCTGACCTTGGCGGCGGCCGTGCGGGGGTCGTCGGCGGCGGCCGACATGCCCATCGGGAAGCCGAGGCTGGCACCGAGGCCCCAGAGCACGACGCCCACGATCGCGAGCGGCACGTTGTCGATGAAGATGAGCATGCCGAGGCCGACCACCGCGACGGCGGCGCTGATGCGCAGGATCGGGACGCGCCCGAACTTGTCGATGAGGGGGCTGCCGGCGACGCGGCCGACGGTCATCGCGGCGAGGAACACCGTGAGCACACCGGCGCCGGCGGCGTTGTCGAGTCCGTGTCCGTCGATCATCGCGAGCGGCAGCCAGTCGTTCGCGGAGCCCTCGGCCAGGGCCATGCCGAGCACGATCACGCCGATCAGGATCGTGGACGGCTGCGCCCAGACCTGCATGCGGGTGAGCGGCGTCGCGACCGGGCTGGTGTCGGTGGAGACCTGCTCGGCGAAGCGGTGCTCGTCCTGGAACTTCGTGACGGCGACGAGCATCACGGCGCTCGTGATGACGACCAGCACGATGAAGTGCACGGAGACCGGGACCTCGAGCCGCTCGGCCAGGGCACCGAGCCCGGCGCCCGCCAGCGTGCCGAGAGAGAACGCGGCGTGGAACAGCGGCATGATCGTGCGCCCGCCGGCCTTCTCGGCTGCGGCACCGGACACGTTCATCGACACGTCGCACAGGCCGTTGCCGAACCCGAAGGCGATGAGGGCGATCCAGATGGCGGCGAAGCCCCACCCGAGCGTGACCGCGATGCCGGCGAAGACCATGCCGAGCGCCAAGCAGGCGGCGGCGATCTGGATCCCGCGGCGCGCGCCGAGCTTGGCGACGATGTGGCCGGCGAAGGTCAGGCCACCGATCGAACCGACGGCCATGCCCAGGACGAGCAGGCCCATCTCGAACGTGCTCGCGCCCAATGAGTCGCGGACGCTCGGGATCCGGCCGAGCCACGTCGCGATGTCGAGCCCGGACAGGGTGAACACCACGAACACCGCGATGATCCAGGCCCTGGTGGTCGGAACGGTGCGGGTGGACGGCGTCGTCATGGTGGTCCCATCGTGCTTCGTTGCTGGTGGTCGTCGTGCGGGTCGCGCTGCGCGTTTTGTTCTGGGTCGGCCGCTATCGAATCGATTCGACCGCTTGTTCCCGCTACGCTAACCGGCGATGGACGAACCGGCAACAGCACTCGGCGCGTCGCCTTCCCGCGGCGGAGTCACCCGTCGGTCGCGCCCGACGCTGGCCGCGGTCGCCCGTGCCGCCGGTGTCGCGCCGTCGACGGCCTCGCTCGCGTTCAGCGGCAGCGGCCCGGTGTCCGAGGACGCCAAGGCACGAGTCCTCGCCGCTGCCGCCGAGCTCGGGTACGGCGGTCCCGATCCCCGTGCGCGTTCGCTCCGCCGAGGCCGTTCCGGCGTCATCGGCGTCGTGATGGACGAGCGCCTGAGCGATGCCTTCCGCGACCCGGTGAACGTCCTGACGCTCGACGGCATCGCCGAGGTCGCCGGGGCTGCGGGGGCTTCGCTCTTGCTGGTCCGGAGTCCGCTCGACGATGAGCAGGGTGCCGGCCCGCTGGTGGATGCCCCGATGGACGCCGTCGTGCTCGTGGGGTGCAACGTCCGGATTGACCCGGCCGTGGCGGTGCTGCGGCGTCGGCAGATCCCCGTCGTCGCGATCGAGGCGGACGAGATCGAGGGTGCCGTGCCCGTCCAGCTCGACAACCGGGATGCCTCACGCCGTGCTGCTGCGTACCTGCAGGACCTCGGGCACGCCGACGTCACGGTGGTGACGCTGCCGCTCGATGCTGCTCGCCGGCGGGGGCCGGTTGACGACGACCGCTTCGCCTCGGGCATCGCGTTCACCACGCTCGAACGGCTCCGCGGTGTGCGCGAGGTCTACCCCTCCGCCGTGGCGGTCGAGACTGCTGGCAGTTCGGTGGAAGAAGGACGTCTGGCTGGTGTCGAGCTGTTCGCCGCGGACGGGCCACGGCCGACCGCGGTCATCGCGCAGAGTGACCTGATCGCCGTCGGGGTGATCTCGGCTGCCCTCGACGCCGGGCTGCGGGTGCCCGAGGACGTCAGCGTCGTCGGGTTCGACGGCATCACGGTGGACGACAGCCTGTTGCACCGGACCCCGATCCGGCACCTGACCACACTCGTGCAGCCGTTCGTGCAGAAGGGACAGGCCGCCGCTCGTGCTGCGCTGGCCATGCTCGAGGGGGCGGAGCCGCAGCCGGCGTCGTTCACGTCGGAGTTGCGGGTGGGGGACACGACGGGGTCGCCGCCGACTTCGCGTTGATCCGTGTCCTTCGGAATACGTTCAACCCGGAACTCGGCGGCGCTGGTCTGATTCCGCGCGCCTCTCAGTGCCCAAGGCGCTGCGATGCGAGTATTGCTCGATGATCCCGCGTGCGCCCAGCGACATGAACAATCGCCCTCGCTGTGGTTCGTCGTAGTAGATCATTGCCGACGTCGGGCTACTGCTAAAGCCTCGGCGTTTGCATAACGTACGCCCCGAGAGCCCGCTGCTGACTACGGAGGGCTCGGCCACTAGGGCGTAGCTGTCCTCACCCTGCCCCTCTTTGCCGCACGCCGCCGTGGCCCCGATCGACGCAGTCGGCAGGACGAGGGCATCGCCTTCACCACAGTCGAACGCCTGCGGGGTGTGGGGAGGTCTGCCGGTGCGGCGTTGCCGTCAAGACCGCCGGCAGATCGGTGGGAGATGGGCGTCTTGCTGGCACCGAGCCCCTGGGCGCCGCCGAGAGTACCTCTTCAGGGCCAGTGGCTCGTTGGAGGCGTCTCGGCGCCACCGCTATCTCATCCCGGGTCGCCCGTCCGTGCCGAAGTCCTCCATCTGGGTGTCTTGGCTAGGTGCGTGACCCCTCGAGGCAGCGCCAGTCCGCATTCATCGACGCTCGCTTCAGCCGCTACGACCCGGTGAGAGGCAAATGGGCGCGACTGAGGCCTAGTGTCCCTGGTTCTCCTCAACTCTCATCGACGAGCCTCGTCGAGTCGTACGGCGCCCCCCCAATTCGAACTGATAAAGCGCTGTGATAAGTCCTGTGAATGTAAAAGTACCGGGCTGATCTAAGCCGATCGGGAGAATCCACCATCAAGGGGTCGTCAGAATGGAAGCGGGGAGCAGCGGAACCCTCCATCGCGACTCCGAGAAACCCCAACGAGAAACAAAAAGCTGTCAATAATTGGTATTGGCGATACCAATCGTGGCTCCCCTCCTGCCAGATTGGATCGATCAGGTCCTCAATCCAGCT from Curtobacterium sp. MCJR17_020 includes:
- a CDS encoding HAD hydrolase-like protein, producing MTSPFSAILFDLDGTISDSAPGILESLTHTFRTVGVPVPDHDTLMSFVGPPIMDTFRVAMGMDEAQAEYTLAVYREHYFSHGALDSTMFPGIDVVLRTLHDAGLPISTATSKPETPATYILEHYGLTGDIDIITGASDDEVRSSKADVVEEALRRLDARGFDISRPVLIGDRVHDVEGATVHGVPVVFAEWGYGSPAEAEGTIARAATPLDLLPILLP
- a CDS encoding MFS transporter produces the protein MTGGTDATGGTDATSGRGRTGATRQGLRAAAWVLPAAIVLIALNFRGPIVATAPVIGDVRLDLGLTSTIAGLLTTIPVLCFALATPFASWVIAKADPERAVSLSLVIVLAGTVVRSMPSSAALLIGTAVIGIGITIGNVVIPVVIRRDTSPERVGLVTGVYTSALNVGSMITSLATAPLAALWGWPVAIAVWAVFAVIAGFAWTYAVGARAAWRRPVRSDDEPLPITGPIDQVLDTGAIRTIRADRAAAAAAATAAEPVRPARRLITWGLTLAFGGQAFSYYALTAWIPTLLHDEIGFSKASSGASSSVFQILAVVGALGVPLLAAKWRPRAIIALVAFLWLAMPLGLLFAPQLWLLWSVLGGAAQGGGITVIFIVIVRIVSSDADARRMSAFVQGGGYLIGSAGPLVAGALHGATGDWTAPLLVVLVSVLTLGFVGTIAARRVS
- the nucS gene encoding endonuclease NucS, producing the protein MRLVIARCSVDYAGRLSAHLPLATRLLMLKADGSLLVHSDGGSYKPLNWMSPPCSIEMSEPDEEQTVGGITEVWTVTQKKTQDRLIVSIHEVIADQTHDLGVDPGLVKDGVEAHLQQLLAEQIELLGDGHTLVRREYMTAIGPVDILARDDAGASVAVEMKRNANIDAVEQLTRYLELMNRDPHLRPVQGVLAAQTVAPQARTLAEDRGIRVLVLDYDAMRGIEGGHTRLF
- a CDS encoding MFS transporter, with the translated sequence MTTPSTRTVPTTRAWIIAVFVVFTLSGLDIATWLGRIPSVRDSLGASTFEMGLLVLGMAVGSIGGLTFAGHIVAKLGARRGIQIAAACLALGMVFAGIAVTLGWGFAAIWIALIAFGFGNGLCDVSMNVSGAAAEKAGGRTIMPLFHAAFSLGTLAGAGLGALAERLEVPVSVHFIVLVVITSAVMLVAVTKFQDEHRFAEQVSTDTSPVATPLTRMQVWAQPSTILIGVIVLGMALAEGSANDWLPLAMIDGHGLDNAAGAGVLTVFLAAMTVGRVAGSPLIDKFGRVPILRISAAVAVVGLGMLIFIDNVPLAIVGVVLWGLGASLGFPMGMSAAADDPRTAAAKVSAVATIGYVAFLAGPPLIGFLGEHVGLLGALLVVFVFIIAAGLASGAARETGAAARPTRGSGDGHGGGEPRLPADSADHADNADNATSAANATSAADATSAPSGSGRDAR
- a CDS encoding LacI family DNA-binding transcriptional regulator, encoding MDEPATALGASPSRGGVTRRSRPTLAAVARAAGVAPSTASLAFSGSGPVSEDAKARVLAAAAELGYGGPDPRARSLRRGRSGVIGVVMDERLSDAFRDPVNVLTLDGIAEVAGAAGASLLLVRSPLDDEQGAGPLVDAPMDAVVLVGCNVRIDPAVAVLRRRQIPVVAIEADEIEGAVPVQLDNRDASRRAAAYLQDLGHADVTVVTLPLDAARRRGPVDDDRFASGIAFTTLERLRGVREVYPSAVAVETAGSSVEEGRLAGVELFAADGPRPTAVIAQSDLIAVGVISAALDAGLRVPEDVSVVGFDGITVDDSLLHRTPIRHLTTLVQPFVQKGQAAARAALAMLEGAEPQPASFTSELRVGDTTGSPPTSR